The genomic DNA AAGACCTAGCGATCTGTCGTCAGCTCGGGGATGTCCAAGGGGAAGGCCAAACCCTGGCGAATCTCGGTGTACTCTACGAACACCAAAACCAACCCGACCAAGCCCTAGATCTTTGGCACCAAGCCCTCACCAAACTCCACCCCGACTCTCCTAAATACGCCACCGTCAGCCAATGGATTCACGCCGCTACCCAACCCCGTCGTCCCGATTGGCTCGGCTGGTTCCTTTCCCTCGGCATCGGTCTATTTCTGCTCTGGAACTTGATCAACCGCCACTGGCTCATCGCCCTTTTCAGTTTCCTAATCCTCATCGGCTGGTACACCTTCCGCCGCCGCCGCTAACCCCTCCACCCCTCCACCTCTTAACACCAACGACTAGCCCAACCGGATGATCCCCAATGATCTCAATTGCATTTAGCGTGATCCCCAAGGGTGATTTCTGCATTTCGATCACAAGAAATATTAAAAAACTATATCTAAAGCTACAAAAAAGGGAATCATAAAACTATGGGGATCAGATCCTGTTTATCCACCCACTACTACGGCTGATCCCTGAGGAGTTTTTTATGGACCACTCGATCCTTGCCGATGCCAGCCAACGGCTAGAGAAAACCCTGCGCTACGTGTCGGTTCCCGATGATTTGATTGAACGCTTCAGGCACCCAAAGGCGAGTCTGGCTGTATCGATTCCCGTGCGAATGGATAACGGATCGCTGCGTGTCTTTCAAGGCTATCGAGTTCGCTACGATGACACCCGTGGCCCCACCAAAGGCGGCGTGCGCTACCATCCCAACGTCACCATGGACGAGGTGCAGTCCCTAGCCTTTTGGATGACCTTCAAGTGTGCAGCCTTGAACCTACCCTTTGGGGGAGCCAAAGGCGGAATTACCCTCGATCCCAAAGAACTCTCAAAATTTGAACTAGAGCGCTTAAGCCGAGGCTATATCGATGCGATCGCCAACTTTATCGGCCCCGATGTAGACATTCCCGCCCCGGATGTTTACACCAATCCGATGATCATGGGCTGGATGATAGATCAATACAACATCATCCATCGTCAGATTACGCCTGCGGTGATCACCGGAAAACCTGTAGCCATGGGCGGCAGCCTCGGACGGGAAACCGCAACCGCCATGGGAGCTTTCTTCTCGATTCAGGACATG from Synechococcales cyanobacterium T60_A2020_003 includes the following:
- a CDS encoding tetratricopeptide repeat protein, which codes for DLAICRQLGDVQGEGQTLANLGVLYEHQNQPDQALDLWHQALTKLHPDSPKYATVSQWIHAATQPRRPDWLGWFLSLGIGLFLLWNLINRHWLIALFSFLILIGWYTFRRRR